The Odontesthes bonariensis isolate fOdoBon6 chromosome 19, fOdoBon6.hap1, whole genome shotgun sequence genome includes the window CACAAGTGAGGTGGCAGCGTCGATGCTCGCTTCAAAAACACTCTCGTCCCCAGCCTCAGCCTGGACAGGTGACTGCATGAGCCAATTCATAGTACGAGATCGAGCCTCCTCCTGATTAACCACAACAGAGCTCCGCTCACTTCCACATGGCACGGCCGACTGTGACTCCCCACAGACTGCTTGGGAATCAGCTTGCTCAGGAAACGTCAGGAAGTCGACTGGGAGCAGCATGTTTCTGTGGACAACCTTCTCCTTTCCAGTGACATCATCTCGAATCCTGTACACATTAACTCCAGCTCTCACAGACACCACATCGAAGGGGGTTGAATCCCACCGGTCTGCAACCTTCCTCTTGCCTTTCTCACCCCGATTGGCTAACAGCACCCTGTCGCCTACAGTCAATGGCAACCCTTTTACTTTGCGGTTATAGATTTTGGCGTGACGATCTTGCTCGCCATAGGCACGCCGCCGAGCAATCCGTGCGGCCTCAGAAAGATCCTTCCTCAGGTGATTTACAAACTCATGGTGGCCCACAATGCTGTCATTCTCCAAGACATGATGGAACATGATGTCAATGGGCAAGCGTGGGATCCGTCCAAACATCAAGTAAAAAGGCGCAAAGCCTGTGGTCTCATGCACTGTGCAGTTATAGCAGAAGGTCAGCATCCGGAGCATCTGCGGCCACTTAGACTTGTACTGTGGGGGGAGAGTCCTTATCATGTCACCAAGAGTTCTGTTGAATCTTTCTGCGATACCGTTGCCCATGGGGTGATACGGAGTTGTATGGGACTTGTGCACACCTGCCATCTCAAGAAGATCTTTGATGAGCCTACTCTCAAAATTAGCTCCTTGGTCAGAGTGGATCCTTTTGGGGAAGCCATAGATGCAGAAGAATTTGTCCCATAAGCAGCGGGCGACTTGCTTTGCAGATTGGTTCTTACAGGGAAAGGCGAGAGCCAGCTTTGAGAAATGGTCTGTAACAACAAGAACATCAGTTGTCTTCTTGTCACTTGTCTCTGCTGTCCAAAAATCAATGCAGACCAGCTCCATAGGAGCTGAGGTGCGAATGTTCTCAAGGGGAGCTCGGGCGTCTGGTTCTAAAGTCTTCCCCAAAATACATCTCTGACAGTGTTTCACATGCATCATAACATCCCTTCCCATGCCTGTCCAGAAGAATCTCTCACTGGCTAGAGAGAGTGTCCTTGAACGACCCTGGTGGCCAGCTGCATCATGAACACCGTGCAGGACGTGATGTTTCAGAGACTCTGGTACAACAAACTGTAAGATCTTCCTGTTAATGCAACGGTCTCTCCTCACTCTGTAGAGAATCCCATTGCGCACCGTCAATTTCTTCCAGTGCTTCAACAGCCTGAGTACACAGCTCGACTCAGCCGCCCTTTCATGTGCGTTTGGCCTCTTATGCCGCTGAACATAGAAAAGTGCCCTGCACACTGTATCATCCTGTTGCTGCATGTTATGCAACTGGCTGTGGGGAATGATGATGGATGGGTCTTCATCAGGTAACTGCAGTGAGGAAGGGCTCGTGCCCGACAGAAGGGAGACACCACCAGTGCGATGAGCGTCCAACACGGCTGACACCTCCTCCGCACCAATAGCACCTCCAGACAGCATACAGGTATCTTGTGCTGGACTAAGATCCACATCAGCAGAGTCATCAGCAGTCTGAATGGCCTGGCAGTTGGTGGTTAGGCGGAAGGCATCTCGCACTGTCCCAGTGACAACTCCATTGATCTCATCCAACAAAGACAGATAGGGCTCCTTCACCAGGCGATGGCTGATGCTGGACTGGACGAAGGGTTCACGACTCAGGGCATCAGCGACAGTGTTCTTAGGCCCAGGGACATATTTCAGGTCAAAATCATATGCCGCCAGCTTTGCCACCCACCTCTGTTCACATGCATCCAACCTGGGCTTTGTTAGGATGTATGTCAAAGGGTTGTTGTCTGACCATGCAGTAAAATGCCTTCCTTTCAGCCAATGGGAGAACTTGTCGCATATGGCCCACTTCAAGGCAAGAAATTCTAGTCTGTGAGCTGGGTAGTTCAACTGGGATTTTGACAATGTTCTGCTGGCGAAAGCGACTGGCCTTGCAACTGTCTCGCCATGTTGAAGCTGAGAAAGAACAGCTCCAATCCCATCAAATGAAGCGTCTACAGCGAGAATGAAGGGCTTCTCGAAGTCTGGATGGGCTAGGGTCACACTGTGCGACAGTTCATGTTTCAGAGTGTCAAATGCATCCTGACACTCAGACGTCCAGTCGTCTTCTGAGAGCTTCACTTGACTAGAGCGCTTGGTCACATGCATCCTCTTACGTCTGGTTTTTCCCCCAGTCTTTTGTTCTGAGAGGAGCTTGAAAAGGGGCCTCGCCTTAGTGGAGCAATCTTCGATGAAATGCTGATAATACAGCACCATCCCCAAGAATGACCGAATCTTTTTTTGTGAGGGAGTGACACCATCGCTGTCCATCAGGTCAGACACTTGTACTTGGTTAATGGCTTCAACCTTTCCAGGATCTGTCTGCACCCCTGACTCGGAGATGACATGCCCGAGAAACTTTACGGATCTCCGCAGGAAGTGGCACTTTTTCGGCGCCAGCTTGAGGTTATGGTTCTTCAGGCGAGAGAACACCATCTCCAAGCGCTCAAGTGCTATCTGCTCATTCGGACCAAAGACCAAAAGATCGTCCAAGTAGCACAAGAGGCTGGTGAAATTCTCATCTCCAAAGATTGAGAGCATCATGCGCATGAATGTAGCTGGGCTATTGGACAGACCCTGAGGCATCCGGTTGTATTCATGCAAGCCAAATGGGGATGAGAAGGCAGTGTACTTCTTGTGATCCTCATGCATGGGCACATTATAGAAGCCAGAGGTGAGGTCCATGGTGGAAAAGAAGACATTTCCCCCCAGTGCAGCGAGAGCATCAGCCTGATGAGGCAGCGGGTGCGCATCCTTTACCGTCCTAGCATTGAGCCATCTGAAATCTGTGCAGATGCGCAGATCTCCATTTTTCTTCCATACGAGGACAAGGGGTGATGCATACTCGCTGGTGGATTTACGAATGATGCCTTTTTCCTCCATCTCGTTGAGAGCTGTTCTCAGCTTCTCATAGTGGTTTGGTGGCACTCTGCGGTAGGGCAGACGGAATGGCTTCTCATCCACTAGATGTATCTTGTGCACGAAGCCAATTGCCTCTCCACAGTCCATCTTATGTTGTGAAAAGATTGACTCATGTCTCTCAATGATCTGGAGAAGCTTGTCTCTCCAAAGGTCAGACACTGCGCACGAATCCAAGTCCAGATCAGATAGACCAAGCTCGTCTAATGCTCTCCTGACATCCTCCTTGGACCTCGGTGTCGTAGGACCAGCCATGGATTGAGAGTGAACTTGGATGTGGTCAGGTTGAGACAAATCTTCAGCTGCAACACAGGGAAACACATCTGCCAGTTTTGTGTTCCTCTTTAGCACTATGAGCTCGTTAGTGGGGTTGATGACTTTCATGGGCAGACATCGGTCACCCCACATAGGCGTAACAATCCTGCCAACCAAAACTTGTCTGGGTCTGCATCTTGCTTGGGTTGGTTCAGCAATCACTGTACTGCCAACTGACATAGGTGCTGAGGCGGGAAGCATGCCCCACACGAGGTGTTCACTTTGTGGCTGCAGTGTCACACATCGTTGCAACTTTAATGTTCCAACCTTGTCAGGCACTGTGTCACCCCTCCACCTCTCTGTGTTGGAAAGAAGAGAGAAGAAGTGATGGCAGTCTTCATCAAAGACGCTACTGGGCTCAGACATGAGTCGCCAATAACCGTCAGTCTTTCTCATCAGTCGAATAATTGTCTTTATGGCATTGCTGCCCAAGATCATGTCATCAGTCTGTCCGGGAACCACGAACATTGGAATGATCATTTTACAATCATACACCACTACTTCCACATCACATACAGCTGAAGGCGTGACCTGATGACCCCCACATCCAATAATGACAACATCATCAGCAGAGTACTGTCTCAAACCTGGATTCTGTTGTAGGAGGCGCTGCGCAGCTGGTACACTTAATGTACATCCTGTCGAGCCACTGTCCATCATCGCCTTCAGAGAAACACCTGCAGCAGTGACAGTAGTGTAGAACAAACTGTCTGACTTTTGAATTCTGTGCGTGgcttgaaatatgacagttttgTCTGGGGGCACACTGGAACAGGCCGATGCAAAGACTGACTCAATGTCCTCAATATCACTTGTGGGAGGGACACTAATAGGATCCACATCTTCCTCCCCTTGATGCAGATCCACTAGTTTTCCAACTGTGCAGACGTGGTGGATGACACCTGCACAGGGCAGCTGCGTCTGGAGTGATCAGGGGAGAAGCATTTAAAGCAGAGTTTCTTGTCACGGCAATGAGAGAGTGCAGAATGGTTTGCGTCGCCACAGACGGCACATGGTAAGTTATTCAGACCCTCAATCCTGGAGGGTTTCACTCTAGGGTGTCTGGTGGTATTAGCTGGGGTTGGAGTAGATCTCTCCAGCAGAACTTTCTCCAGCATGGTAATGACACGTTCAAGAGCAGCAAAGTCTGGTGACTTGGGTGTGTGAGAGTCTTTTGAGTGAGGCGGAGGTGCTACAGTGTGAAGCGCTTCAGCTTTGTTCACATACACATTCTCGCTAGGCTTCCtactcacagcagcagcagcacgccACGAACCTCTCTCAGTGTGGTACTCATCCAGCACATCCTGAACCTCTACTGCAGTCCACTTATTGATTGTCTTTGACCTGAAAGTCATGGCAAGCTCTTTGGAGGGACAATTCTTTATAAACATACGCGTCACCTCCAGGCTGGGGCAGTGTAGTTCCTTGCCCTGTTCTTTGAGGCGGTCAGCAGCGACGTCTGCTGCTTGGTTGAGCCTCAGCCAGTAGTCATATGCATCCTCATTACTCTTTGGCAGAGTAGTGTAAAAGTCTGCCAGGGGAAGAGGAGAACAAGGGACAGCAGCAAAATGTCTACGGAGGGGAGCATAAATGGCATCTGGGTTCAGAGTTACATCAATGCCACAGTTCCTCATTGCGACCTTCACAACATCTTTAGCCCGACCTCTGAGGTGAATGAGTATTTCCTCAGCCTGCTGCTCTGGTTTGACATTTGTCCTCTTTATGTAATCCTTCATCAGGTCTTCCCATTCGTGCACATTCACAGTGTCTGAGTCGTCTCCTCTGAAGGTTGGAGGCTCTGTCACTTTCCTGTGAGGCGCTAGTTGGACATGTGACAGATCTAAACTGTGTGCAGATATGTTAGCTGGTGTAGCATGTACAGTTGGGGTGCTCGGTGTAGGTGTACTGAGTGTCGGGCTGAGGCGTGCAACTATACTATCTGCCAGCTGTTGGCCAACATGCTTAATTATGTCACTCATCTGACTGACTACATCAGGTGAAGGTGAAGCAGAGTTTTGTGTGAGTGTAGCAGTAACCTGTGTACTCGGTGTAGGCACAGTGTGGTGGCTCTGAGAAGGAACCCTGTCTCCACCAGCCGAAGTGGCCTCAGCCAGAACCTGCTCACCTCCCATCATGTGAACAACACCCCTCTCAACAGGACTATCAAACTGCAACACCATACCCCTGCCCCTACCTCTACCAATACTAAGAGGCGTACTAGTATTCTCTCGTATGTAACTCATTTTCAAATCCCACTTGACAAAATCTTATGAAACTAAACAAATACGGAAAagaatacaacaacacaaagaGACTGGTTGAGTAACAACGTGCACCAGTTATGTCATACACTGGTAAACACACTGTCCACCTGAAAGCGCAAGGTAGAAGGCGGCCAGCAAGATGATCCCGGTCCGGGGTGAAGAACCAACTCCAGACCAACGAGTCGCGGCACCAATGTGACGGGTCACCACTATCTACCATGGACGACGACGACCAGGTGGATTATGGGGGTACTTTATTTCAGCTGCAACACAGTGTATGGCCACAGTGGTGAGGAGAAGTTAACATCAGTCACAGGACAATCACGTGAAAATCCTCTTTCCTCTGTGGcaattaataataaaataaaatacagaaaactgtcaatataaaataaaaataaaagttacATCCTAGTGTGATCGTATAGTGTATGTTGTTATCTCATAAATCAGGAGTGCAAAATCCCCACATAACCATCATATAACATGaaatcaacaaacaacaaattaaCAAGAAACCACAAGTAGCTTATCAACGTTAAATTATAATTCATAAAACATATTACCTGCAACACAGTGTATGGCCACAGTGGTGAGGAGAAGTTAACATCAGTCACAGGACAATCTGAACACGAGGGAAAACATTTAAGCTAACTTAGCATAATTACAACTCTCTAAACATTATTTTACAGTCCAACAACTCACAGCAATTGCTCAAAACTGTTAGCACAGCTCACAGCAAACACTTAACTTAGGAAAATACATAgcataaacatctggaactaTAAGAAATTAATTGATTATCCCGGACCATACAAGCAAACGTCTTACCACGTGAAAATCCTCTTTCCTCTGTGGTAAGACGCACGGTAACCACTGCGCCAGTAGGTGGCGGTGTTGCACCATTTTCTAGCATGCTTTAATAAACAAATCTATCCCGTTACACATGTTTTAGGTGGTGAATTTTCATTAATGCCCTCTGGGAGGCGCTATTATTCTGtcaggacaaaaacaaaaaggtatTCTGGATCCTTCATTCCTACAACCATTAGATTATTAAATAAGGTTGTAGGAATAGAGTATATTACTGACAATTTGATTTACTGAGCGCTGTTCATCACTGACAGGACAGGGTGTttgactgtatgtgtgtgttaagaTGTATATGtttttatctatctatttttcttatttatacTATTTAATGTTGATTAATGGAGACTGGGACTGCAAACTTAATTGCCCACtgatgggataaataaagttttctgaATCTGAATCAGTGTGGTAGAGAGGAACAAAGTACAGACACGAGAGGATTGCTAGAAAGCAAGTCATTGAAAACAATCCAAAACGACTTGTAGAACAAGAAATGGAGGTGGCTGAAAAAAATGACGATAATCTGGGAGCAAACTGCAAATCACATCGGTATTTAATACAGGTTTGGGGACATTACTACAAACAGAAGTCATGAggataaaacaacaaagaaaaaaaaggccatttgtTTTGAATGAGTGGGGATATCCAAACTTTTGACTGGGACACTAAATAAGTGACAGGACATGAccgaaaaagacaaaaactcgcacatataaaacatcacATAGACGTTCTACAATATCCGTTCAAAGGTGTTTTGTGAGACAAGCCGCTGCAACAAACAAAATGCTGCCTTAAGGTTATTAAAGGAGTATCACGTATCTGACGCCGACATTTCTGACGTCACAACTTGGCCCGACAGCTGCAAAGATCTAATAAACTCAAACCTAACACAGATTTCTCATTTCTTTCCATTTCAAGTCTGGTCTTCCTCAGCCCCAACAGACACTGATTCAAGTGACATTAACACAGCTCCCTGCGGAGCTACAAGGGGTTTTATACGACCGCATCACcgatggaaaaaaacaacaaaaacaatgaaCCGTGGAACTCTTTACATCCTCCttcaaatgcattttgaaaTGAAGCAAAATCCACGGCTATTGGAAAAAAAGCTTTAGGTAAactacaaaaaacacaaaccgtGAGACGTTATTCGAGCTGCGCCTTTGAGGAACACCTAAATGCTCGATGCTATAATGTTAAAAGCAAAAGTATTATTGAAATTACAGATTGAAAACTAAATCCTATCCTCTGAATGTGGACATGTAAGTCcgtaacaaagaaaaatgtcacGCCTCAAAAGCAGATGTCTCATCGGTAGAGAAGGCGATCCGTGAGGCTGTTTGGgaggttaaaggggaactccggggcatttgaagcgtgtttccattgctaggggttgtcaaatagtgatagtaggacacagagaggtgcgtatctgcgctccctgtgtggagatcgcgctgtccgcacagcatgtcatgcgaggctaatacgtggtggctaaggggcaagcgctaacccttccacgtaaaacaacaacttgcacactgcagaaacgtcacaccactttataacccatccgacaataaagtcacaagccttaccatcaaaaccatatgcatggttctcacattactggcatggggacgttacaaaacaactttataaacagcatgtaactcaccggctggttgtaggctcgcgcatgtgaaagcccaaaagagtcgatggagaataatcccatatacaaaacaattatattctctagaaaaactgcgttcaagtatttaaaacattacaacaatacatgcccagtaatattgtaagttgttgttttacgtggaagggttagcgcttgccccttagccaccacgtattagcctcgcatgacatgctgtgcggacagagcgatctccacacagggagcgcagatacgcacctctctgtgtcctactatcactatttgacaacccctagcaatggaaacacgcctcaaatgccccggagttcccctttaaggctgGAGGCTTTGTGCAGACGACTCCTCCCGAGACTTCGGCGAATAGAGAGACGACACAGCTGAAACAGAGAGCAGAGACCTGCGCCAAGGAGAGGAAACagaagtaacaaaaaaaaaaaaaaaaaaaaaagaattcattCATAGTTAAAGTAGAACAACTAGGAAAAAGGTTTTGGTGCCTGATGAGTGTGTGGATGTAGTTACTTTGTACGACACACCTCTTTTCTGCAGTGTGACTAACTGCGCTGTTTGGCAACGACAGGTCCAGAGGAGTCCATCCCTGAGCGTTCCTGCGCCACCTATCTTCCCCGAAGTCGAGCAGAAGTTCCACCACATTCGACCTTCCACGCCGAACTGCAGCATGTAAAGGACTTTCCAGCCAATTTCCAGCGTGAACATCTGCCCCTGTATGTATGCAAAAACAGCTAAATGAAGACATTTTGACCCTAGACACCAAAAGCACACGTTTCCTCACGAATTGCACGCCGCTAAGGCTGGGAAATGAATACTAGTGACTTAGGAAAATATAAGCAAAACATGGAGAAGAGCATTTAGTAATGTCAAATGGTTTGCAGCCACATCTGTTAGTTCTGCAAGTTAGATGAGCAGCGAGACTTGTGCAGGAGTAATGGGCTCCTGTGAAGTGTCAAAGTGTGAAAGactgctttctgtctctgtggaAAGGGAAAGTGGGGGGCAAAGAAAGGTTAGACGGTGGATGGATAAAAATCCCCCAGCCAGCGGCCGGAACAAAAGCTGCAGCTTCAAAACACTCAGAAACGTCTGAATTTTCCCTCAACAGCAACATAAGTAAAGTATTGAGCTGGCCGATGCCCTGGTTGATGGATAATGTCACACCGGATCAGAGCTTCCTGCGGTGTGTGCTAATGGTCCAGTCTGAGCTCTCGtgtgtgaagcagcagcagtcgCACTTTTGCTCCTGCTGAGAACTCCGGGATAGCGTCAGCAaatatgaaatgaatgaaataagtgagtacaaagagaaaaaagtaaACTGCCATGTGGGAAGCAGCTGCTTTTTAAATTTGTTAGAAGCATGTTATACAGCCAGCTGGCTAGCTAAAAGTGATGGTTTTACTTTCCTAAACATGATTacttttctatgttttttttggtcaattttatggacaaacaagaaaaaaacttgTCACTGTGCTATTATAAACAAATAAAGTATAGATTGTGACATTAACTCGAGTCCTGTGAAGGACTGTTTCCTCAATCCTGAATATCAACACACCAGTTGAAAGGATTCTGTGCCTTCGCCTGTTTTCCATTTATTGTGTGAAACATGTtgacaacagaaaaaaatggttAAGATGTGGGACTAACTTTGGATTTGTACCATAAAGTCTCGCTTCAATGTTCTTTtcatcttcatttttttaatctgtcaCTATGGTTACGGCCACCATACTTCATTTGTACCACACACGCTTTGTTATTTATGTCTGGTCTCACGGGATCTAAATCCCAATGTAACCCCCCACTTGAAACTAGCCTCTCTGTTATGCTAATGAAGTTAGTTGTGTCTGTTCACTTTCTGGGCTGCAGGGCAACTGCAACACGTGCCTCTGCGGGCTCCTCCTAGTGTGTGTCTGTTCCTTAAGATTGATTGAACGCAGCGGTGAAATCACCATTTTTGTGAAAGACATGCTGGCAAAATAAAAGAAGCGTCCTCCTCCTGTCCTTTTGTTCCTACTCATTACCTGAACGTAGCAGCACCTCTACACTGGCTGCAGCCTGGGCCTGGCAGGCAGAATACAGCGCCGTCCCCATCTCTGGAAGCTCCATGTCAATAGGAGCTCCGCTGGACAGCAGCAGCGCCTCCAGACACTCTCTGTGACCTGGTGACGAAACAACACGGCATCACAACCTGTGCTGGGACATTTCGCGTTTTAACACTCTGGACGTTTTCGCGCGCGCACACACCGTTTATTGCAGCTTCATGGATGGGTGAAGCCAGGGGGTGGATGTTGTGGACGGAGGCGCCGTGCTCTAAGAGGAGGCTGACGCAATCAGCACTCCTGCTCCTGCAGGAGTTATAGAGAGGTGTGGCGCCATCTTTCGTTACTTCATTTGCCTGAGAATGGAGTATAATAGCTGTTTATTCATCAAgacaccccccccacacacacacacacacactcacatttaCATGGCTCCCTAAGCTCTAAGACCTATAAACAGATTGAGCTACTAAAACTTTGAGAAGTTTGAGCTTCAGGAAGGGAGGTTCCAGCCACATGATGCTCAGAGAGAATCAGAAGGTTGTTTCGCTAAATAATGCAAAGACTGTTGTTACTCCCCCaaattcagccttggcacacattGTCAGTTATATATATTTCTTATAAAATGTTTCAGTGGAGGTGACAACTCAGCTTGTTCTTTTTACATCTTTAAAGCTTGTTTGCATAATGATGACGAATTGTTATACAGTAGTTACTGTATATGTGCTTGAGAAAGACTAGGCAAGCAACACGCAGAGGgataactctttaaatctcacAATTAATCATTGCGCTCTCGGTCGaataagttaaactgacaaTTTGGCTTATTTCAACAACGATTCAAAAATATCAGTATAGTATATCCACACTCCTGTCCCCCTTAACATCTCCTAGTGTGGACAAGGATCTCAGGTACAAATTCAGAATTAGTCTCTTCGGTTAAAACTTAAAAGATTGAACTCGAATCGAGGCATTCTTACATTTGCACCGTTGTCCAACAGAAATTTGGCACATGCGAAATGACCGCCCAGACAGGCCTCGTGTAGAGGAGAGACTCTGTCGATGGTGAGTGGGTCCACAGGGAAGCCCTGCAGAGGAGATGAGGGTGTTACAAGACTGTCAGGGTTTCATTTGGTCACATGGAGTTgatataaaaacaaatgaaaggcCATGTCTTGAGTTAACCTGAGCGAGAAGAGTCCCGAGTTCCAGGAATCTTCCCTGGGATGCCGCTTCGTGGAGAGGAGTCCTTTCCCACCAGTGGTCTAAAACAAAGGCAGAACAGGAAAGCAAGCACATCCAGACAGCACACAGAAACACCACCGTGGCCCACAAATCCTGCCTCGTCCCGCTGCCATCTTAAGCTAAACTCATGACAACTCTTGTACTTCTAGTTGCTCAGCATCATCCCACACCTCAATTCACTGAATATTACCCACATTTCCAGACTCTCTTCGTAGAAAGACATCATGCACGTAACCCAGTTGCATTTTGGTTTCTCTAATATCAGCAGAGATAAATAACCATAAACACAAAGAGTAAAAACTCACCCTCCATCAGCCAGTTGTACGCCAGACCCGCGTTCGTGGGCTGCACAACACAACACGGACAAACAGCCATCGTGAAATTCAAACAATAGCAAAATCCTCCACAACTGTTCAGGGACTCCAGCTCACTCAGGATACACAAACCTGAAGTCGGCCTTCCTCCAACCCTTATCTGGGTCCTTGGTCACCTCCCCCACATTACCCCTTCCCCCATACTCGTCCTAGTCCATTGATAAAGACTACAGTGTCTGCGTAACAATGCTGGCTGTAACGGTCCTGAGCTGACACCTCTTGAACCAAGGACATTTTTCTTGTGTGTGCGTGAACAGAGAAACGGGCACAAGCTTGAGTTTTTTGCAAATCGTTGGCATTTGGGTGTAGAAGAGCATTATCTGAAAACAACACCTAGGATCAATAGGGAACTCCAAATGTTAAACACACACCAGTGCTTCTTAGTTTTTGCTCTCCTTAAGTGAACTGGAAAAACAAGagcatgttgaacatgtagaacaattagaacatgttgaacatgttcaacatgtagaacatgcagaacatgtagaacatgttgaacCTGTAGAAcctgtagaacatgtagaacatgttgaacatgttgaacatgtagaacatgttgaacatgttgaaCCTGTACAACCTGTagaacatgttcaacatgttgaacatgtagaacatgtccTGGGTGTTCCTGTGAAGCAGCTGAACTTCAGTCTCCATGGTC containing:
- the LOC142368748 gene encoding ankyrin repeat and SOCS box protein 11-like, with the protein product MCLLSCSAFVLDHWWERTPLHEAASQGRFLELGTLLAQGFPVDPLTIDRVSPLHEACLGGHFACAKFLLDNGANANEVTKDGATPLYNSCRSRSADCVSLLLEHGASVHNIHPLASPIHEAAINGHRECLEALLLSSGAPIDMELPEMGTALYSACQAQAAASVEVLLRSGADVHAGNWLESPLHAAVRRGRSNVVELLLDFGEDRWRRNAQGWTPLDLSLPNSAVSHTAEKRCLCSLFQLCRLSIRRSLGRSRLHKASSLNLPNSLTDRLLYR